The sequence GCACCGTCGAGGCGGCCCGCGCCGTGGTGCGCTGGGGCTTCGACGACCTGGGGGTGGAGCGCCTGGAGTGGCATGCGGAGGCCGGGAACGAAGGCTCCCGGGCGGTGGCCCGCAAGCTCGGCTTCCATATGGAGGGCACGCTGCGCGCCAAGACGGTGCGCGAGGGCACCCGCCGGGACGTCTGGATCGGCTCCCTGCTCCCGTCCGACCTGGCCGGGGAGCCCGGCCTGGCCGTTGAGTCCGACCTGGCCGGGGAGTCCGCATCGGCCGGCCGAGCCGGCACCCGCCGCCCGGACACGACCCCGTATCTGCCCTACCCCGGCTGACGGCCGGCCGCGGCTGCCCTGCCCCGGCCGGGCGACGAGCTGCGCGCCCCGGCCCGGGCGGTCCGCCGCGCCACTACGGTCCCGGCTCCGGCCGGGCGTGGGAACGCCGCCACCAGCAGCGATTCCCGTGCCCGGGGCCGTTGTCAGTGCCCGCCCCTACGCTGTGCCGCATGACCGCCGTGACGCAGCCACCGCCTCTGCCGCAGCCTGTGACCGCCCTGTCCCGCGACGACGCCCGGCGCATGGCGCTGCGGGCCCAGGGGCTGGTGGGCGCGCCGGACCGCCGGGCCGGGGTGCGCGGGGTCCTGCGGCATCTGGGCGCGGTGCAGCTGGACACGATCTCGGTGCTGGCCCGCTCCCATGAGCTGGTGCCCTACGCCCGCCTCGGCGCCGTCGGCCGCCCCGCCGTCGAGTCCGCCTACTGGAGCGCATCCTCTTCCGCGCCCGCTGCACGGCCCCACAGCTTCGAATACTGGTCGCACGCCGCCTGCATCCTGCCCATCGAGGAGTGGCCGCACTTCGCCTTCCGCCGCCGCGCCCGCCGTGCCAAGGGCTACCGCTGGCATGTCATGGAGGACTCCGCGCGCTCCTGTGCAGCCGTCCTGGACCGCCTCAAGGCCGAGGGCCCGCTGACCACCTCGGAGCTGGGCGGCGGGCGCACGGGCGGGGAGTGGTGGGACTGGTCCGAGACCAAGATCGCGGTGGAGTGGCTGCTGGACACCGGCGAGGTGGTCTGTACCCGGCGCCGCGCCTGGAAGCGCGTCTACGACCTCGCCGAGCGCGCCGTCCCGGACGCCCTGCTCCACGACGATCTGGACGACGCCGCCTGCCTGCGCCGCCTGGTCGCCCAGGCCGGTTCCGCCATGGGGGTGGCCACGCGCGCCGACCTCGCGGACTACCACCGGCTGAAGGCCAAGCAGGTCGATGCCGTGGTTGCCGACTCCGGTCTGGTCCCGGTCGAGGTGGAGGGCTGGGGCAAGCCCGCCTGGGCCGACCCTGCCGCGCTGGCCGCTCCGCCCCGCGGCCGGCACCGCACCACCCTGCTCTCGCCTTTCGACTCCCTGATCTGGGACCGGCCGCGCACGGAGCGGATCTTCGGCTTCACGCACCGGCTGGAGGCATACGTCCCGCGTCCCCGGCGGGTTCACGGCTATTTCGCGATGCCCCTGCTGGCGGGCGGCCGGCTGGTGGGCCGGGTGGACCCGGCGCGTGAGGGCACCACCCTCGTCGCCCGCCAGGTCTCGATGCAGGACTCCAAGGCCGTCGCCCCGATGGCCCGGGCCCTTCGGGAAGCCGCCACCTGGGTCGGCTGCGATGAGATACGTGTGGAGCGCTGCGACGATCCGAAGCTGACCACCGCACTGCGCGCGGAACTCACCCGTACGGGTGACCAGTAGCACCGGCCGGTGACTGCGGGGGCTCGCCCGCCCCCGGTCACCCGGCGGGCGCCAAGGCCGCGCTCACCGGGCCGACTGACACGGCCGACCGGCTCCCCAGGTCACCGGATCAGGGCCGACCGGCTCACCGGATCTCGAGGATCTTCTCCCGCATCGCGTACACCACCGCTTCCATCCGGGAGTGCAACTGCAGCTTCTCCAGGATGTTGCGGACGTGGTTCTTCACCGTGTTCTCGGAGATGAAGAGTTCCTTGGCGATATCGCGGTTGTTCATGCCCGTGGCGACCAGCTTGAGGACCTCCAGCTCACGGTCGGTGAGCCGGGGCGCGGGCACCAGCCTGCGCTCGTCCGTACGCTGGATCATCGACTTGAACTCCGTCAGGAGCTTGGACGCCATCGACGGACTGATCTGCGACTGGCCGTCCGCCACGGCGCGGATCGCGGTCGCCACCTCGTCGGTGGAGATCTCCTTGAGGAGGTAGCCGGTGGCGCCGGCCTTGATCGCGTCGTAGAGATCGGCCTCTTCGTCGCTGATCGTCAGCATGATGATCTTTGCGCTGGGGGCCACCTCCTTGAGGGAGGTGCACGCCTCGATGCCGCCGCGTTTGGGCATCCGTACGTCCATCAGCACGATGTCGGGCAGCAGGTCCGCGGCCTTGTCGACCGCCTCCGCACCGTCCCCCGCCTCGCCGACGACCTGGATGTCCTCTTCCTGGGCCAGCACGATCTCCAGCCCCCGCCGGAAGAGTGCATGGTCGTCCACGACCAGGACCCTGATCGGCTCCTTGCGCGGCATGCTCACGGCCCGGCCGGCCTCGTCGTCACCCCCGGCACCGCTGTGGTCATCCGCGGTGCCGCGCACAGGCCCGAAACTGTCCCCCATGGGTCCTCCCCGTCAACTACTCGGCCGTGAGGCCAGAGCTTGGAAATAAGGCTGGTTGACAACAGCCCCCTGCCGGCCCGATCGATGCCATACGACCGCCTCCCCGGCACGTCGCCGTTACGTGTCCACATACTCCCTGGTCGGCACAAACACTATACGGCTTCAACTCTTGCCCCCTCCGGGCACGATGGTGCCCCCGGCGTGCGCCGGGGGCACCGAGCGAGTGGGGTTCAGCCACCCAGCGCGCCGCCTGCGCCGCCGGGCTCCTCCTCCCCGAACAAGTCGGGGTTCAGGTGAATGACTCCGTAGTCGTAGGCGTGCCGGCGGTAGACGACGCTCGGCAGCTTGGTGTCGGCGTCGACGAAGAGGTAGAAGTCGTGCCCGACCAACTCCATTTCGTTGAGCGCCTGGTCGAGCAGCATCGGCGCGGCCGAATGGGTCTTCTCGCGGACGACCAGGGGTCCTTCGCCCTGGACGTCGATACATCCCATCTTCGTGGTCGGCACCGTCTGGCCGGCCTCGGCGGCGGCCAGTTCGCCGTTGGTGTTCAGGCTCGCGGCATCCGGCACGCTGACAGCGACCTCACTCGCCGGGATGCGGCCGTTGCCGCGACGCGAGTAGCGCTTGTCGTGCTGCTTGCGCAGACGCGCCTCGAGCTTCGCGGTGGCCAGATCCAGCGCGGCGTACGCATCGGCCGCGGCGGCCTCGGCCCGGACCACCGGGCCACGGGAGTGGAGCGTGATCTCCACCCGGTCGGAACGGTCGGCCTGCCGCGGGTTTGGCTCCTTGGACACCTCGACGTCCAGGCTGATCACCTTGGCGTCGAGCTTCTGGACTTTGTCCAGCTTCAGCTTCTCGGCCACGTGCTTGCGGAACCGCTCGGGCACCTCTGTCTTGCGGCCCTTGACGACGATGTCCACGCAGAACTCCGTTCCCGGATCGCTCCGCTCATCAGGCGGAGCAATTCCTTCTTGCACCAGGCTCCGGTGGTTGCCGAAGCCTCGGACTTGGCGACTTTCACCTCCTCCTCCCCCGACGACCGGCTCTCCACTCCCCCGTTTTCAGGGTCGCCGCAAACACCCCTGAACGCACCCATCACGACATTCGAGGCAAAACACTCGCCAAGTCCTCACAACCGAACATAGCTCTCCCGGACGGATGTCGGCACCCCCTCGGAGCCCTCGGCTCCATTTGGGTGACTTTTCCTCCTCGCCTATCTGCCACGTGGTAGTGACTCCCTCGCTTCACGGCCGGCGGTGAAGGCGCTGCGGGGTGCCGCCACGACCGCGGCCCCGGTCACCCGGCCGGCGGCCGCCCTGACCGCCCTGGCCGCCTCGGCGAGGGTGGCCCCCGTGGTCACCAGGTCGTCCACCAGCACCACTGGCCGCCCCGCCAGCAGCCTCGCGGCAGGGCCCGGCACCTCCAGTGCACCGGCGACATTCGCCAGCCGCTGGCGGGCGCTCAGTCCCGCCTGGTCGGATACCGTGCGACGCTGTCGCAGCACATCGAGCACCCGGGCTCCCACGCCCGCCCGCCGCAGCTCTCCGGCCGCCCTCAGCGCCATCCTGCGCACCGGATCATGGCCCCGCCCGGCCACCGCCCTCCGGGCCGAGGGCACCGGCACCAGCAGCTGGGGGCCGGCCCCCACTCCCAGCCCTCGCACGGCCCCGGCCAGCACCGCCCCCAGCGGCCCGGCCAGCCGCAGGGCACCTCGCTCCTTGTGGGCCAGCAGCACCGCCCGCACCTCGTCGGCGTAGGGCGCCCCCGCCCACACCCGGGGCAGCCCCGCCGGGCTCGGCCACGGGCGCACCCGCTGCGCCCCGCGTCCGTCCCGCGCAAGCCTCCGGCGACACTCCGCACACAGCTCCGTACGCGGCCGGCCGCACCCCGCGCAGTCGACCGGCAGCACCAGACCTGCCAGTTCGCGCCACACCCCCTGCATGACTCCACTGTCCCGCCGTCCGGGCGCGGCCACCACCCCTGTGGATAACCATGGCCGAGGGGGCGCCGAACGGCGGGATCTGCAGGGTCTGCGGGATCTGCGGCCTGCCGGTCTGTGGGCCTACGGGTCTGCGCCCTGTGGGCCTGTGGGGTCAGCAGGCACCGGCCGCTCGCGGTAGCCCGTACCCCTCGCACGTCCCGACCCGGGACGGAGACATGGCGGACCGCCATCGGCACCGGGCAGACGCCACTCCTCCGCGTCGCCCGACCGCCCGTCACCGTCCACGGCTCACGGTCACCGATCACGGGTCATGGGGCCCGTGGCCCCGGGCCCCGCTCACCCGGGATAGACCGGCGCCGTCCCGTCCTTCGCCACCGTCTTCCAGTTCGCGTCCGGAGGCAGCCGCACAATGCCCTCCGTGGCATCGGCGATCAACGGGCGGGTCTCGTCCTCCGAGGCCGCCACCGCGATGACACCGTTGACGCCGGGCAGGGTCTGCGCATTGGACGCCGAACCGTCGGTCTCCATGAACTGCATCTGCTGGACTCCGCCGGACTCCCGCCCGACGACCACCAACCGGCTGCCGCCCGCCCAGGATGCGGCCACCACATCCTCCAACTGCGGTGCGATCGGCCGCAGTTCCTGCACCGAAAGCTCGGGATGCGCCGAACTCCCGTCGCGCTCGACCCGGCCCAACTGGAGTGTCGTACGGCCCTTGTCCTCCACCAGGACCGCGATCCGGATACCGTCAGCGGCCACCTTGATCGCCTTGATCCGGCGGTCGCCGAGACCGGGCACCGCGACCTTTTCGGGGGCGCTCTTGCCCTCACGCAGCCGCAGCAGCCGTGAACCGTGCGCATCGCGGTCCGCGATCCACAGATCCCCCAGACCGTCCCAGCTCGGCGCCGTCAGCCCCCTGTCGGGGTTCTTGGCCGAACCCGTACTGGTCAGCAGCGGATCACCACGCCCGATGCCGTCCTCCAACGGGGCCACATACAGCGACCGGCCGTCGTCCGACACACCCGCCGCCGTGTCCTCGCCGCGCGAGATGGCGACCGAG is a genomic window of Streptomyces sp. Edi2 containing:
- a CDS encoding crosslink repair DNA glycosylase YcaQ family protein, with protein sequence MTAVTQPPPLPQPVTALSRDDARRMALRAQGLVGAPDRRAGVRGVLRHLGAVQLDTISVLARSHELVPYARLGAVGRPAVESAYWSASSSAPAARPHSFEYWSHAACILPIEEWPHFAFRRRARRAKGYRWHVMEDSARSCAAVLDRLKAEGPLTTSELGGGRTGGEWWDWSETKIAVEWLLDTGEVVCTRRRAWKRVYDLAERAVPDALLHDDLDDAACLRRLVAQAGSAMGVATRADLADYHRLKAKQVDAVVADSGLVPVEVEGWGKPAWADPAALAAPPRGRHRTTLLSPFDSLIWDRPRTERIFGFTHRLEAYVPRPRRVHGYFAMPLLAGGRLVGRVDPAREGTTLVARQVSMQDSKAVAPMARALREAATWVGCDEIRVERCDDPKLTTALRAELTRTGDQ
- a CDS encoding response regulator transcription factor, whose amino-acid sequence is MGDSFGPVRGTADDHSGAGGDDEAGRAVSMPRKEPIRVLVVDDHALFRRGLEIVLAQEEDIQVVGEAGDGAEAVDKAADLLPDIVLMDVRMPKRGGIEACTSLKEVAPSAKIIMLTISDEEADLYDAIKAGATGYLLKEISTDEVATAIRAVADGQSQISPSMASKLLTEFKSMIQRTDERRLVPAPRLTDRELEVLKLVATGMNNRDIAKELFISENTVKNHVRNILEKLQLHSRMEAVVYAMREKILEIR
- the raiA gene encoding ribosome-associated translation inhibitor RaiA, translated to MDIVVKGRKTEVPERFRKHVAEKLKLDKVQKLDAKVISLDVEVSKEPNPRQADRSDRVEITLHSRGPVVRAEAAAADAYAALDLATAKLEARLRKQHDKRYSRRGNGRIPASEVAVSVPDAASLNTNGELAAAEAGQTVPTTKMGCIDVQGEGPLVVREKTHSAAPMLLDQALNEMELVGHDFYLFVDADTKLPSVVYRRHAYDYGVIHLNPDLFGEEEPGGAGGALGG
- a CDS encoding phosphoribosyltransferase family protein, whose amino-acid sequence is MQGVWRELAGLVLPVDCAGCGRPRTELCAECRRRLARDGRGAQRVRPWPSPAGLPRVWAGAPYADEVRAVLLAHKERGALRLAGPLGAVLAGAVRGLGVGAGPQLLVPVPSARRAVAGRGHDPVRRMALRAAGELRRAGVGARVLDVLRQRRTVSDQAGLSARQRLANVAGALEVPGPAARLLAGRPVVLVDDLVTTGATLAEAARAVRAAAGRVTGAAVVAAPRSAFTAGREARESLPRGR